The following coding sequences are from one Microbacterium sp. SORGH_AS_0969 window:
- the glnA gene encoding type I glutamate--ammonia ligase, whose product MFKDSSEVLKFIQDEDVKFLDIRFTDLPGVQQHFNIPASTVDEEFFTVGQLFDGSSIRGFANIHESDMQLIPDVTTAYLDPFREAKTLVMVFDIYNPRNGEIYSKDPRQVAKKAEKYLASTGIADTAYFAPEAEFYIFDDVRYEVKQNASFYSVDSEEGAWNTGRVEEGGNLANKTPYKGGYFPVSPVDKQADLRDDISLKLIDAGLILERAHHEVGTGGQAEINYRFDTMVHAADDILKFKYIVKNTAEEWGKVATFMPKPLFGDNGSGMHTHQSLWNDGKPLFYDETGYGGLSDIARWYIGGILAHAPAVLAFTNPTLNSYHRLVKGFEAPVNLVYSAGNRSAAIRIPITGTNPKAKRIEFRAPDASGNPYLAFAAQLMAGIDGIKNRIEPHEPVDKDLYELPAEEAKNIPQVPNSLLDSLEALRADHEFLLAGGVFTEELIETWIEYKIENEIQPIAQRPHPFEYELYFGV is encoded by the coding sequence ATGTTCAAAGATTCGTCCGAGGTGCTGAAGTTCATCCAGGACGAGGACGTCAAGTTCCTCGACATCCGTTTCACGGACCTTCCTGGTGTGCAGCAGCACTTCAACATCCCCGCCTCGACCGTCGACGAGGAGTTCTTCACCGTCGGACAGCTGTTCGATGGCTCGTCGATCCGCGGGTTCGCGAACATCCACGAGTCGGACATGCAGCTCATCCCCGACGTGACGACGGCGTACCTCGACCCGTTCCGCGAGGCGAAGACGCTCGTCATGGTCTTCGACATCTACAACCCGCGCAACGGCGAGATCTACTCGAAGGACCCGCGTCAGGTCGCCAAGAAGGCTGAGAAGTACCTCGCCTCCACCGGCATCGCCGACACCGCGTACTTCGCTCCCGAGGCCGAGTTCTACATTTTCGACGACGTCCGTTACGAAGTGAAGCAGAACGCGAGCTTCTACTCGGTCGACTCCGAGGAGGGCGCCTGGAACACGGGTCGCGTCGAAGAGGGCGGAAACCTCGCCAACAAGACGCCCTACAAGGGCGGCTACTTCCCGGTCTCGCCCGTCGACAAGCAGGCCGACCTTCGCGACGACATCAGCCTCAAGCTGATCGACGCGGGCCTCATCCTCGAGCGCGCCCACCACGAGGTCGGCACCGGCGGCCAGGCCGAGATCAACTACCGCTTCGACACCATGGTGCACGCGGCCGACGACATCCTGAAGTTCAAGTACATCGTCAAGAACACCGCTGAAGAGTGGGGCAAGGTCGCCACCTTCATGCCGAAGCCGCTCTTCGGCGACAACGGTTCGGGCATGCACACCCACCAGTCGCTGTGGAACGACGGCAAGCCGCTGTTCTACGACGAGACCGGCTACGGCGGCCTCTCCGACATCGCCCGCTGGTACATCGGCGGCATCCTGGCTCACGCCCCCGCCGTGCTCGCCTTCACCAACCCGACCCTCAACAGCTACCACCGTCTGGTGAAGGGCTTCGAGGCGCCGGTCAACCTGGTGTACTCGGCCGGTAACCGCTCGGCGGCCATCCGTATCCCGATCACGGGCACGAACCCGAAGGCCAAGCGCATCGAGTTCCGCGCCCCCGACGCCTCGGGTAACCCGTACCTCGCGTTCGCCGCTCAGCTGATGGCCGGCATCGACGGCATCAAGAACCGCATCGAGCCGCACGAGCCCGTCGACAAGGACCTCTACGAGCTCCCGGCCGAAGAGGCGAAGAACATCCCGCAGGTTCCGAACTCTTTGCTCGACTCCCTCGAGGCCCTCCGCGCCGACCACGAGTTCCTGCTCGCCGGTGGCGTCTTCACCGAGGAGCTCATCGAGACCTGGATCGAGTACAAGATCGAGAACGAGATCCAGCCGATCGCTCAGCGTCCGCACCCGTTCGAGTACGAACTGTACTTCGGGGTCTGA
- a CDS encoding DUF2277 domain-containing protein produces the protein MCRNIVPLHNFTPPATDAECHDAALQFVRKIVGTTKPSRANQEVFDRAVAEIAASVRHLLDDLVTNAPPKVREEEAAKRQARSAERYEAIRVFQEQKRAARAAC, from the coding sequence ATGTGCCGCAACATCGTCCCCCTCCACAACTTCACCCCGCCCGCGACGGATGCCGAGTGCCACGACGCCGCGCTGCAGTTCGTCCGCAAGATCGTCGGGACGACCAAACCCTCGCGGGCCAATCAGGAGGTGTTCGATCGCGCGGTGGCCGAGATCGCGGCATCCGTTCGTCATCTTCTCGACGACCTGGTGACGAACGCCCCTCCAAAGGTCCGCGAGGAGGAAGCAGCGAAACGACAGGCGCGCTCCGCCGAACGGTACGAGGCGATCCGCGTGTTCCAGGAGCAGAAGCGGGCGGCGCGGGCGGCGTGCTGA
- a CDS encoding RDD family protein — MLRGHDYAGVVTAATDNEYPGQRLGLPREGRGSIARPGRRIAALLIDVASAGLIGFAFFSSPDPVTGVPFANPIATNLIFFAVQILFIPLIGGSPGHRLMGMRLELASGGWVGVWRPIVRTILLALVIPAVVWDSDQRGLHDKAVGTILVRS; from the coding sequence ATGTTACGCGGACACGATTACGCTGGGGTCGTGACCGCTGCGACCGACAACGAGTATCCGGGCCAGCGGCTCGGCCTTCCCCGCGAGGGACGCGGCTCCATCGCCCGACCCGGCCGGCGCATCGCCGCGCTCCTGATCGACGTCGCGAGCGCGGGACTGATCGGCTTCGCCTTCTTCTCGAGCCCCGATCCGGTGACCGGCGTGCCATTCGCGAACCCCATCGCGACGAACCTCATCTTCTTCGCCGTGCAGATTCTGTTCATCCCGCTGATCGGCGGAAGCCCGGGGCACCGACTCATGGGGATGCGTCTCGAATTGGCATCCGGGGGATGGGTGGGCGTGTGGCGCCCGATCGTCCGCACGATCCTTCTGGCGCTCGTGATCCCCGCGGTGGTGTGGGACTCCGACCAGAGAGGTCTGCACGACAAGGCCGTCGGAACGATTCTTGTCCGCAGCTGA